One Tolypothrix bouteillei VB521301 DNA window includes the following coding sequences:
- a CDS encoding DUF928 domain-containing protein produces the protein MIVIHKFFSVLGVASLSLVGVFSSISVTFNNSGYQASLPLKIVNGSANAGTQQYVPPSGRRRIQRTEGSGARGCSNSIPVRLNLLTPTNHIARTTLSHPTFLWSVSESTDRVMVFTLTAPGSIQPVYQKRMKADKAGIMSLELPQSSPELAVGKEYRWTVTLMCNEKRPSENINARAWIERVEISPNLSQQLTTANSERDRALAYTQLGIWYDGLAILNKLQAANPTDRQVFNSFISLLEQIGLNNVATQERDRQQN, from the coding sequence ATGATTGTAATTCACAAGTTTTTTTCAGTATTGGGAGTAGCCTCCTTAAGCCTGGTAGGAGTCTTTTCTTCCATTAGCGTTACTTTTAATAATTCTGGCTATCAAGCCTCATTACCGCTAAAAATTGTGAATGGCTCGGCTAATGCTGGTACGCAGCAATACGTTCCTCCAAGCGGTCGGCGTCGTATTCAAAGAACAGAAGGCAGTGGTGCCCGTGGTTGTAGTAATTCTATACCAGTGAGGTTAAACTTGTTAACTCCAACAAACCATATTGCTAGAACGACATTGTCACATCCGACATTTTTATGGAGTGTATCAGAAAGTACTGATAGAGTAATGGTATTTACGTTAACAGCGCCAGGTAGTATACAGCCTGTTTATCAAAAGCGGATGAAGGCAGATAAAGCTGGAATTATGAGTCTGGAACTACCTCAAAGCTCTCCAGAATTGGCTGTTGGTAAAGAATATCGCTGGACGGTAACATTAATGTGCAACGAAAAACGTCCTTCCGAGAATATTAATGCCCGTGCTTGGATTGAACGTGTTGAGATCTCGCCAAATTTATCTCAACAATTGACAACTGCTAATTCAGAACGAGATCGCGCTCTTGCTTATACTCAATTAGGTATCTGGTATGATGGACTGGCAATTCTAAATAAACTACAAGCAGCTAATCCAACAGATCGACAAGTGTTTAATTCATTTATTTCACTATTGGAACAAATTGGTTTAAATAATGTCGCAACGCAAGAGCGCGATCGCCAACAAAATTAA